One genomic window of Centroberyx gerrardi isolate f3 chromosome 15, fCenGer3.hap1.cur.20231027, whole genome shotgun sequence includes the following:
- the dlg5a gene encoding disks large homolog 5a isoform X1, with amino-acid sequence MEPKHKELLDQCHQNLLESITDADRLIELLIVSGTLSQLDRFELDQNCSSSAEKVDHLLKMLMNKESDHFLDLCVALEKAYPDPYPDLYSALFSNNGGGPVDHSTGSTYSVLSTMPSDSESSSSLSSVGSPVNGEASSPPPAMNDNRPSGDNLDTILFQLRQVTRERDELRKRLALASPGTTFDDCRPNSKASHDYERLKSQCMRAMADLQSLQNQHTKTLKRCEEAVKEADFYHMLHSRVLSEQSQLKEEMEALRRDNAQLVREHNHLKQNCEELKRLHSEDQKEVADLRLQQQQVMREKGSSEVLNKLYDTAMDKLEGVKKEYDALSKRYSEKVANHNTDLSRLEQAEEENRRLQKQMDALLKQRDSAMHYQQQYSTSMRRFDSVQQELNKSSAQNKELQREMERLQSEVTRYKNFQLKAAKDCEKYKEERDSVFNEYRLIMSERDQVIKELDKLQTELEAAEARLKNTSSERVVASEELEALRQELNSSLVDRDRAICERNELLEKYCHEVKDKAEAQKELSQACKDIETVREERDVARKERTEAIIQRDQLLREYYQARQKQDSATLDMERANKEIEMLRKQYEAMSQELKEATQEAEVAKCRRDWAFQERDKIVAERESIRTLCDNLRRERDRAVSDLADALRNLDDMRKQKNDASRELKELKEKMESQLEKEARFCQLMAHSSHDSAIDTDSLEWETEVVEFEKDRDDMDLKALGFDIAEGVNDPYLPGDCGIFVTRVDKGSIADGRLRVNDWLLKINDIDLTNKDRKQVVKAVLNGGGLINMVVRRRKSLGGRLVTPVHINLMGHKDSGIGLESGVFVTAIVQGSPAAREGSLTVGDRLIAINGIALDNKSVTECEALLRNCRDSISLSLMKFFPHSTSGQNIFESLRESSEKSNGRVHLSEVHSRNSRNLKHNSSTQTDIFCPDVGSASTSSISGERRKVRGEADEVGVYGDIRKPFSTGSLHATSLRPASDLGTGRYGPSAFQECCPYTKAPSSLPYDPVSPSDCITVETTLEKKHSGGTWPKVMVGGMSVAPDNTSPVTAATQLSIYKSPKQRKSIFDPDTFKRPETPSSKMEYMAANQIAAVAAAAASHSPQPSKTESLSSSSTPTPPTPPTRSDSFKFKHKHQSSSASDCTITSDGKGEAAISMAVGESRERSERERDRNGNHYFLDGKVLTSRKSCDEDIGRTRGEEPEVKRPRPKSAPALRRRMTPQTITLPTFQSYSNDEHSPEPRDMLRSSPNRSHRHSVGFVPTVYNGTLPPNSAHRGLAPCPAVTAVMRNPVYTVRSHRVHTSNCPSVASQICHQHTHTSPQHQGRLSLDLSQQKRAGDYSESSSSSRSSRASHGTNSLPSSARLGSSNNVQYRTERIKIPSTPRYPRSMLGSDRGSLSHSECSSPSLITPPQSPLNLETSSFASSQSQGSISTLPRISVSPVPIGERRKDRPYLEEPRNVIVHKGAEPLGISIVSGENGGIFVSKVTGGSIAHQAGLEYGDQLLEYNGINLRNATEQQARLIIGQQCDTITIMAQYNPHMYQLGNHSRSSSRLEPVSTQSTPQGSGATTPDNHSTIDTLSEQDEGTLTPSSKQTTPTTSPNSFIRMPSESSRKVGEPRLVTVRRPGVEVGVTLCGGNLRGVYIDSLEEDSPARGPDGLLPGDLILEYNSVNMKNKTAEEVYVEMLKPAETVTLKVQHRPDDFNMLKDTPGDGFYIRALYDRVGEGEGDLSFKKDDILYVDESLPKGSFGTWMAWQLDENAQQIQRGQIPSKYMMDQEFYRRHSVTEMKEDGGSSKTLSAAARRSFFRRKQKHKRSSSKDSKEMVALDAISTDSIPFLDDCVSLAYQRVQKVECTSPRPVLILGPLTDPVKDMLVKESPGKFCRCVLEVMKASQQAIERGVKDCLFIDYKRRSGHFDVTTVASIKEITEKDCHCLLDIAPHAIERLHSVHIYPIVVFIRYKNAKQIKEQKDPVYLRDKVSQKHSKEQFESAQKIEQEYSKFFTGIVQGGTLPYICTQIMTIVDQEQSKVLWTPLGCP; translated from the exons GTTCCACATACAGCGTTCTCTCCACCATGCCCTCCGACTCAGAAAGCAGCAGCTCCCTCAGTAGTGTCG GTTCGCCCGTTAACGGTGAAGCGTCCTCCCCGCCCCCGGCCATGAACGACAACCGGCCATCCGGTGACAACCTGGACACCATCTTGTTCCAGCTCCGCCAAGTCACCCGGGAGAGGGACGAGCTCCGTAAGCGCCTGGCGCTGGCATCGCCCGGGACCACCTTCGACGACTGCAG GCCAAATTCCAAAGCCAGCCACGACTATGAGCGTCTGAAAAGCCAGTGCATGAGGGCCATGGCAGACCTGCAGTCGCTCCAGaaccaacacaccaaaacactcaAGAGGTGCGAGGAGGCTGTTAAAGAGGCAGACTTCTACCA CATGCTGCACAGCCGGGTGCTGAGCGAACAGTCGCagctgaaggaggagatggaggcgcTCAGGAGGGACAACGCCCAGCTGGTCAGAGAGCACAACCACCTGAAACAGAACTGCGAGGAGCTCAAGAGACTGCACAGTGAAGACCAGAAAGAGGTGGCGGACCTCCGGCTGCAGCAACAACAG GTAATGAGGGAGAAAGGCTCATCGGAGGTGCTGAACAAGCTGTACGACACGGCCATGGACAAGCTGGAGGGCGTGAAGAAGGAGTACGACGCCCTGAGCAAGCGCTACAGTGAGAAGGTGGCCAACCATAACACGGACCTGAGCCGCctggagcaggcagaggaggagaaccGGCGGCTGCAGAAGCAGATGGATGCACTGCTCAAACAGCGCGACTCGGCCATGCACTACCAGCAGCAGTACTCCACCTCAATGAGGAG GTTTGATTCAGTGCAGCAGGAGCTGAACAAGTCGTCGGCCCAGAACAAGGAGCTGCAGAGGGAGATGGAGCGGCTGCAGTCAGAGGTGACGCGCTACAAGAACTTCCAGCTGAAGGCGGCCAAGGACTGCGAGAAGTACAAGGAGGAGCGGGACTCGGTGTTCAATGAGTATCGTCTCATCATGAGCGAGAGGGACCAGGTGATCAAGGAGCTGGACAAGCTGCAGACGGAGCTGGAGGCTGCCGAGGCCCGACTCAAAAACACCTCCTCAGAGAGGGTGGTGGCCAGCGAAGAGCTGGAGGCGCTCAGACAG GAGTTGAACTCGTCACTGGTGGACCGCGACAGGGCAATCTGCGAGAGGAACGAGCTGCTGGAGAAGTACTGCCACGAGGTGAAGGACAAGGCCGAGGCCCAGAAGGAGCTGAGCCAGGCCTGCAAGGACATCGAGACGGTCCGGGAGGAGAGGGACGTGGCCCgcaaggagaggacagaggccATCATCCAAAGGGATCAGCTGCTCCGAGAGTACTACCAGGCCAGACAG AAACAAGACTCTGCCACACTGGACATGGAGCGGGCCAACAAGGAGATTGAGATGCTGAGGAAACAGTATGAGGCCATGTCCCAGGAGCTGAAGGAGGCCACACAGGAGGCTGAGGTGGCCAAATGTCGACGGGACTGGGCCTTCCAGGAGAGGGACAAGATAGTGGCCGAGAGGGAGAGCATTCG GACTCTGTGTGATAACCTGCGAAGGGAAAGGGACCGGGCAGTCAGTGATCTGGCCGATGCCCTGCGCAATCTGGACGACATGAGAAAGCAGAAAAACGACGCATCGCGAGAGCTCAAAGAGCTGAA ggagaagatggagagccAGCTGGAGAAGGAGGCCCGGTTCTGTCAGCTAATGGCCCACAGCTCTCACGACTCGGCCATCGACACAGACTCCCTGGAGTGGGAGACGGAGGTGGTGGAGTTTGAGAAAGACAGG GATGACATGGATTTGAAGGCACTTGGGTTTGATATCGCTGAGGGGGTAAATGATCCGTATTTACCAGGAGATTGTGGAATATTTGTTACAAGGGTGGACAAAGGAAGTATTGCAGATGGAAGATTAAG agtGAATGATTGGTTGTTGAAGATTAATGACATCGACCTGACCAATAAGGACAGGAAGCAAGTGGTGAAGGCGGTGCTTAACGGCGGAGGCTTGATCAACATGGTGGTACGAAGGAGAAAGTCCCTGGGAGGAAGACTGGTCACTCCTGTCCATATCAACCTCATGGGACACAAAG ACAGTGGTATTGGTCTGGAGAGCGGGGTGTTTGTTACTGCCATCGTCCAAGGCAGTCCGGCAGCCAGGGAAGGCTCTCTGACAGTTGGAGACAGACTGATCGCT ATAAATGGTATTGCTCTGGATAACAAATCCGTAACGGAGTGCGAAGCTCTGCTGAGGAACTGCAGGGACTCTATCAGCCTCTCTCTTATGAAG TTCTTCCCTCACAGCACGTCGGGCCAGAACATCTTCGAGAGCCTGCGCGAGTCATCGGAGAAGTCCAACGGGCGCGTTCACCTGTCCGAGGTTCACTCCCGGAACAGCCGCAACCTCAAACACAACAGCTCCACGCAGACTGACATCTTCTGCCCCGATGTTGGCAGCGCCAGCACCAGTAGCATCTccggggagaggaggaaggtcaGAGGTGAAGCCGATGAGGTGGGGGTGTACGGGGACATCAGGAAGCCCTTCTCCACAGGCTCCCTCCACGCCACTAGCCTCCGGCCCGCCTCTGACTTGGGTACTGGCCGCTATGGCCCCAGCGCCTTCCAAGAGTGCTGCCCCTACACCAAGGCTCCTTCCTCCTTGCCCTATGACCCCGTCTCTCCCTCAGACTGCATCACCGTGGAGACCACCCTGGAGAAGAAGCACAGCGGCGGCACGTGGCCAAAGGTAATGGTGGGGGGCATGTCCGTAGCGCCAGATAACACCAGTCCAGTCACAGCAGCAACCCAGCTGTCCATCTACAAATCGCCCAAGCAGAGGAAGTCCATCTTTGACCCAGACACCTTCAAACGGCCCGAAACGCCCTCCTCGAAGATGGAGTACATGGCGGCCAATCAGATAGCGGCTGTAGCTGCTGCAGCGGCTTCCCACTCCCCACAGCCTTCGAAGACAgagtccctctcctcctcatccacccccacccctcctacCCCACCCACTCGCAGCGACTCCTTTAaattcaaacacaaacatcaaagCAGTTCCGCCTCCGACTGCACCATCACCTCGGACGGCAAGGGAGAGGCCGCCATCTCCATGGCAGtaggagagagtagagagaggagCGAGCGGGAAAGGGACAGGAATGGAAACCACTACTTCCTGGACGGCAAGGTCCTGACCTCAAGGAAGTCATGTGACGAGGACATCGGCCGAACCAGAGGCGAGGAACCAGAAGTGAAGAGACCGCGGCCTAAATCTGCCCCCGCCCTCCGACGCAGGATGACTCCCCAGACTATCACCCTCCCCACCTTCCAG AGCTACTCCAATGATGAGCATTCTCCAGAGCCCAGAGACATGCTGCGCTCCTCCCCCAACCGCTCCCACAGGCACAGCGTAGGCTTCGTCCCCACAGTCTACAATGGCACCCTACCTCCTA ATTCAGCCCACCGGGGTCTGGCTCCTTGCCCTGCCGTGACGGCCGTGATGAGGAACCCAGTGTACACAGTGCGCAGTCACCGCGTTCACACTAGCAACTGTCCCTCTGTCGCCTCCCAGATCTGCCACCAGCACACCCACACCAG CCCGCAGCACCAGGGTCGCCTGAGCCTGGACCTGAGCCAGCAGAAGCGTGCAGGCGACTACTCTGAATCGTCGTCCTCGTCACGCAGCAGCAGAGCTTCACACGGTACAAACTCACTGCCCTCCAGCGCACGGCTCG GTTCTTCCAATAACGTCCAGTACCGCACAGAGAGGATCAAAATCCCCTCCACTCCCCGCTACCCTCGCTCCATGCTGGGCTCAGACAGAG GCTCTCTGTCCCACTCAGAGTGCAGCAGCCCCAGCCTCATCACTCCTCCTCAATCACCACTCAATCTGGAGACTTCCTCCTTTGCCAGTAGCCAATCACAGGGCTCCATTTCCACGTTACCCCGGATCTCCGTTAGCCCTGTGCCCATAGGGGAGCGCAGGAAAGACAG GCCGTACTTGGAGGAGCCTCGCAACGTCATCGTGCACAAAGGAGCGGAGCCTCTGGGCATCTCCATCGTCAGCGGGGAGAATGGCGGGATCTTTGTCTCTAAAGTTACCGGTGGAAGCATCGCTCATCAGGCAGGGCTGGAGTATGGAGACCAGTTGCTGGAG TACAATGGCATCAACCTGCGGAACGCTACAGAGCAGCAAGCTCGTCTGATCATCGGCCAGCAGTGTGACACCATCACCATCATGGCCCAGTACAACCCGCACATGTACCAGCTGGGCAACCACTCACGCTCCAG CTCCCGCCTGGAGCCAGTCAGTACTCAGTCCACGCCCCAGGGGAGCGGGGCCACCACCCCCGACAATCACTCCACCATCGACACACTCAGCGAACAGGACGAGGGCaccctcactccctcctccaAGCAGaccacccccaccaccagcCCCAACAGCTTCATCAG AATGCCCTCTGAGAGCAGCAGGAAAGTGGGCGAGCCGCGGCTGGTGACGGTGCGGAGGCccggggtggaggtgggagtcACGCTCTGCGGAGGGAACCTGCGGGGCGTCTACATAGACAGCCTGGAGGAGGACAGTCCTGCCAGGGGCCCTGATGGGCTGCTGCCTGGAGACCTCATCCTGGAG TATAATTCGGTGAATATGAAGAATAAGACGGCAGAGGAGGTGTATGTTGAGATGCTGAAGCCTGCAGAGACGGTCACTCTCAAGGTGCAGCATCGCCCAGATGACTTCAACATGCTCAAAGACACTCCAGGAGACGGCTTTTATATTag AGCACTTTACGACCGGgtcggggagggggagggggaccTCAGTTTTAAGAAGGATGACATCCTGTACGTGGATGAGTCTTTACCAAAGGGCAGCTTTGGGACCTGGATGGCCTGGCAACTGGATGAGAACGCACAGCAGATCCAGAGGGGCCAGATCCCCAGCAAGTACAT gaTGGACCAGGAGTTTTACCGCAGACACAGTGTGACGGAAATGAAGGAAGACGGCGGCTCCAGTAAGACTCTCTCCGCAGCGGCCCGCAGATCCTTCTTCAGgaggaaacagaaacacaaacgcAGCAGTTCCAAAGACAGCAAAGAGATGGTGGCTCTGGACGCCATCAGCACAGACTCCATCCCCTTCCTAGATG actgtgtgAGCCTGGCCTACCAGCGGGTCCAGAAGGTGGAGTGCACATCTCCCCGACCGGTACTCATCCTCGGGCCGCTCACCGACCCGGTCAAGGACATGCTGGTCAAAGAGTCTCCTGGGAAGTTCTGCAGATGTGTACTGG AGGTGATGAAGGCGTCTCAGCAAGCCATCGAGCGCGGCGTCAAAGACTGCCTCTTCATCGACTACAAACGCAGGagcggccattttgatgtgACCACTGTTGCTTCCATAAAGGAAATAACAGAAAAG GACTGTCACTGTTTGCTTGACATTGCCCCACACGCCATTGAAAGGCTCCACAGCGTTCACATCTATCCAATTGTTGTCTTCATCCGCTACAAAAATGCCAAGCAAATCAA GGAGCAGAAAGATCCGGTGTATCTGCGGGACAAAGTATCTCAAAAACATTCCAAGGAGCAGTTTGAAAGTGCACAGAAGATAGAGCAAGAGTACAGCAAATTCTTCACAG GTATTGTCCAGGGTGGCACCCTCCCCTACATTTGCACTCAGATCATGACTATAGTTGATCAAGAACAAAGTAAAGTCCTGTGGACTCCACTCGGCTGCCCCTAG